A single window of Magnetococcus marinus MC-1 DNA harbors:
- a CDS encoding ABC transporter ATP-binding protein: MNDTATPLLEAHNLTRGFQTEGGTVEVLKGVDLSLARGDMVALLGQSGAGKSTLIQILGTLDRPTTGSVRMTGVDLFKLSRSQLARWRNENIAFVYQQHRLLPEFSALENVMLPLLIRRMGQAPASKQAQQVLERVGLAHRQSHRPGQLSGGEQQRVAIARALVGGPKLLLADEPTGNLDTHTADGIFDLLLALNAEQQLTQLIVTHNPDLAARMGRRVRMQDGQIVDGDAP; the protein is encoded by the coding sequence ATGAATGATACCGCAACGCCCCTGCTGGAGGCTCATAACCTAACCCGGGGTTTTCAAACCGAGGGGGGCACCGTCGAGGTGCTCAAGGGGGTGGATCTCTCTCTGGCACGGGGGGATATGGTGGCACTGCTGGGCCAGTCAGGCGCGGGCAAGAGCACGCTTATTCAGATTCTTGGCACCCTGGATCGTCCCACCACCGGCAGCGTGCGGATGACGGGGGTCGACCTGTTTAAGCTCTCCCGCAGCCAATTGGCCCGTTGGCGCAATGAAAATATCGCCTTTGTCTACCAGCAGCACCGGCTGTTGCCCGAGTTCTCAGCATTGGAAAATGTGATGCTGCCCTTGCTGATCCGCCGCATGGGGCAGGCTCCCGCCAGCAAACAGGCCCAGCAGGTGTTGGAGCGGGTGGGGCTGGCCCATCGGCAGAGCCATCGCCCTGGTCAACTCTCCGGCGGGGAACAGCAGCGGGTCGCCATTGCGCGGGCCTTGGTGGGGGGGCCTAAGCTGCTGTTGGCCGATGAGCCCACCGGTAATCTGGATACCCATACGGCGGATGGTATTTTTGATCTGCTGCTGGCGCTCAATGCCGAGCAGCAACTTACCCAGTTGATTGTGACCCACAATCCCGATTTAGCCGCCCGCATGGGGCGCCGTGTGCGCATGCAGGATGGCCAGATTGTCGATGGGGACGCCCCCTAG
- a CDS encoding PAS domain S-box protein codes for MSHPSRQERELAQRFQTLRMDFLAEIPPLCRHLDRLVAEPSEGKRHRRWHCAQWHARLQGVVGSCATFECRGLRDLAQDAGNLLQKLARQDVPPQSSQQMRQELRDLLAALQESAQLKLNEPELVFLPKEYSLFLQEEVLSHTVLAFSHDARLLEQLGRSLASKGYRLVPMPSYRAMRDEVVRSSAAAVLVDLEAMSAGVDEGDIPGLLCQEQPMPMPLLVLGGSDNMDHRLCAVRLGSTAFRARPIAADELARQLIAHHQRHNHAQRARVLIMDDNEPLGRFYQMLLELAEMEVVYIREAEELLPAIQRFKPEVLLLDLYMPDANGLEIAAVVRQSDSNADLPILLMVENNAGRRILDQTKESESFLIKPVQPGLMVRAVIERVRQRRQTVGRVEYMRSALHELEQLQLALNQHAIVSVTDQDGNITFVNQKFCQTSGYTPNELIGNNHRMLKSDQHPASFYQEMWATITQGQTWHGQVKNRRKNGTTYWVSATIVPFLDGDGTPREYISVRTDVTAQKAAQERYRASEQRLRAILDNTHEGVVVMEASGQIEMLNPAAARIFGYTLADMPQPTIQWLLPEFPLTDILNDAHLHEGGGAGDVSHANLYREMAANRSDGSRMLLGVSVSSFHLEESAVCVAVVRDITARKMEEIELKQAKEVAERASAAKTRFLSSMSHELRTPMNAILGFAQVMQSDPNEPLSESQRECTREIIQAGGHLLELINDVLDLAKIEENRISLKMAPVHVQEVIREAVALVTPMANRKGIRLYHGMGEGVCERCDVQADRTRLKQILINLATNGVKYNREGGEVEISCRLAEAGRARIEVRDTGIGIAALKQGDIFEPFHRLVEDGTIEGTGIGLSIVKRLVEAMGGTLGLESQEGQGSRFWFQLPNSGICSPTKPHASLVEPVSVRQVVLYVESNPVDLQLMSVLMRRYEHLRLDAVRDLEVAQAQLQQGEVDLLLINIGGGVERCAPLFAWMQQTPHLKALPVIAISADDEVESGVRNLPGSPRFMQKPLDLEPLIAHIGLLLEKPQAREA; via the coding sequence ATGTCACACCCTTCCCGGCAGGAGCGTGAACTGGCGCAGCGTTTTCAAACCCTGCGCATGGATTTCCTTGCGGAGATTCCGCCGCTCTGCCGCCATTTGGATCGCTTGGTGGCAGAACCCAGCGAAGGTAAGCGTCACCGCCGTTGGCACTGTGCCCAGTGGCATGCGCGTTTGCAGGGGGTGGTGGGCAGTTGTGCCACCTTTGAGTGCCGTGGCTTGCGGGATCTGGCGCAGGACGCGGGCAATCTTTTACAAAAATTGGCGCGTCAGGATGTCCCCCCACAGAGCAGCCAGCAGATGCGCCAGGAGTTGCGTGACCTGCTGGCTGCCTTGCAAGAGAGTGCCCAGCTTAAATTAAACGAGCCAGAGCTGGTCTTTCTGCCCAAGGAGTACAGCCTGTTTTTGCAGGAGGAGGTGCTCTCGCATACGGTGTTGGCCTTTTCCCATGATGCACGTTTGTTAGAGCAGTTGGGCCGCTCTTTAGCGAGTAAGGGCTACCGACTGGTGCCCATGCCCAGCTATCGCGCCATGCGGGATGAGGTGGTGCGCTCCTCCGCTGCCGCAGTGTTGGTGGATCTGGAGGCGATGTCGGCGGGGGTGGATGAGGGGGATATTCCCGGTTTACTCTGTCAAGAGCAGCCCATGCCCATGCCGCTGTTGGTATTGGGGGGCAGCGATAATATGGATCACCGTCTCTGTGCGGTGCGTTTGGGGAGTACCGCATTTCGGGCTCGCCCCATCGCTGCGGACGAGTTGGCGCGGCAGTTGATTGCCCATCACCAGCGTCATAACCACGCCCAGCGGGCGCGGGTGTTGATTATGGATGATAATGAACCCTTGGGGCGCTTTTATCAGATGTTGCTGGAGCTGGCGGAGATGGAGGTCGTCTATATCCGTGAGGCCGAGGAGCTGCTGCCTGCCATTCAGCGTTTTAAGCCCGAGGTGCTGTTGCTGGATCTCTATATGCCTGACGCCAATGGTTTGGAGATTGCGGCGGTGGTGCGGCAGAGCGATAGCAACGCGGATCTGCCGATTTTGCTGATGGTCGAAAATAATGCCGGGCGGCGCATACTGGACCAAACCAAGGAGAGCGAGAGCTTTTTGATCAAGCCGGTGCAGCCGGGTTTGATGGTGCGGGCGGTGATTGAACGGGTGCGGCAGCGCCGCCAGACGGTGGGCCGGGTGGAGTATATGCGCTCGGCGCTGCATGAGCTGGAACAGTTGCAGCTCGCGCTTAACCAACACGCCATTGTCAGTGTCACCGATCAAGATGGCAATATTACCTTCGTAAACCAAAAATTTTGTCAAACCAGTGGTTATACCCCCAATGAACTGATTGGCAACAACCACCGCATGCTGAAATCGGACCAGCACCCTGCCAGCTTTTATCAAGAGATGTGGGCGACCATTACCCAGGGGCAGACGTGGCACGGCCAGGTTAAAAACCGGCGTAAAAATGGGACCACCTATTGGGTTTCGGCCACCATTGTGCCCTTTTTGGATGGGGATGGTACGCCTCGGGAATATATTTCGGTACGCACCGACGTTACTGCCCAAAAGGCTGCCCAGGAGCGCTACCGCGCCTCGGAACAGCGTCTGCGGGCGATTTTGGATAACACCCATGAAGGGGTGGTGGTGATGGAGGCCAGCGGTCAGATTGAGATGCTCAATCCAGCGGCGGCCCGTATTTTTGGTTATACCTTGGCCGACATGCCGCAACCAACCATCCAGTGGTTATTGCCCGAGTTCCCTTTAACCGACATTTTAAATGATGCCCATCTCCACGAAGGGGGTGGGGCTGGCGATGTTAGCCACGCCAACCTTTATCGGGAGATGGCCGCCAACCGCTCGGACGGTTCGCGTATGTTGTTGGGGGTCTCCGTGAGCAGCTTTCATTTGGAAGAGAGCGCGGTGTGTGTGGCGGTGGTGCGGGATATTACCGCCCGTAAAATGGAGGAGATCGAGCTTAAACAGGCCAAAGAGGTCGCCGAGCGGGCCAGTGCGGCCAAGACCCGTTTTCTTTCCAGTATGAGCCATGAGTTGCGCACCCCCATGAACGCCATTCTGGGCTTTGCGCAGGTGATGCAGTCCGACCCCAACGAGCCCTTGAGTGAGTCCCAGCGAGAGTGTACCCGTGAAATTATTCAGGCGGGTGGGCATCTGCTGGAGCTGATTAACGATGTGTTGGATTTGGCCAAGATCGAGGAGAACCGTATCAGCCTTAAAATGGCTCCGGTGCATGTGCAAGAGGTGATTCGCGAGGCGGTGGCGTTGGTCACGCCCATGGCGAACCGCAAGGGTATTCGCCTCTATCATGGTATGGGCGAGGGCGTGTGTGAGCGGTGTGATGTGCAGGCAGATCGCACGCGGTTAAAGCAGATTTTGATCAATCTTGCCACCAACGGGGTAAAATACAACCGCGAAGGGGGCGAGGTGGAGATAAGCTGTCGTTTGGCAGAGGCGGGGCGTGCCCGCATTGAGGTGCGGGATACGGGCATTGGCATTGCCGCCTTAAAGCAGGGGGATATTTTTGAGCCGTTTCACCGTTTGGTGGAAGATGGCACCATTGAGGGGACCGGCATCGGTCTTTCCATCGTTAAGCGGTTGGTCGAAGCCATGGGGGGCACGTTGGGTTTGGAGAGTCAGGAGGGGCAAGGCAGCCGTTTTTGGTTCCAGCTACCCAACAGTGGGATCTGTTCTCCAACCAAGCCACACGCCTCGCTGGTGGAGCCTGTGTCGGTGCGCCAAGTGGTGCTCTATGTGGAAAGCAACCCGGTGGATCTGCAATTGATGTCGGTGTTGATGCGCCGTTATGAACATTTGCGTCTGGATGCGGTGCGTGATCTGGAGGTCGCTCAGGCGCAACTGCAACAAGGCGAGGTGGATCTGTTATTAATCAATATTGGTGGTGGGGTGGAGCGTTGTGCCCCGCTGTTTGCGTGGATGCAGCAAACGCCGCATCTTAAAGCACTGCCGGTGATTGCCATCAGCGCGGATGATGAGGTAGAGAGCGGGGTGCGGAATCTGCCCGGTTCACCCCGTTTTATGCAAAAGCCCCTGGATCTGGAGCCGTTGATTGCCCATATCGGGCTGCTGTTGGAGAAGCCGCAAGCGAGAGAGGCCTAG